The Lutra lutra chromosome 15, mLutLut1.2, whole genome shotgun sequence genome includes a region encoding these proteins:
- the CNIH4 gene encoding protein cornichon homolog 4 isoform X3, producing MLVSLHWFIFLLNLPVATWNIYRFIMVPSGNMGVFDPTEIHNRGQLKSHMKEAMIKLGFHLLCFFMYLYSMILALIND from the exons ATGCTCGTTTCACTGCACTGGTTCATCTTCCTTCTCAACTTGCCTGTTGCCACTTGGAATATATATCG ATTCATTATGGTGCCGAGTGGGAACATGGGAGTGTTTGATCCGACGGAGATACACAACCGGGGGCAGCTGAAGTCACACATGAAGGAAGCCATGATCAAGCTCGGCTTCCACCTGCTCTGTTTCTTCATGTATCTTTATAG TATGATTTTAGCTTTGATAAACGACTGA
- the CNIH4 gene encoding protein cornichon homolog 4 isoform X1, whose translation MEAVVFVFSLLDCCALIFLSVYFIITLSDLECDYINARSCCSKLNKWVIPELIGHTIVTVLMLVSLHWFIFLLNLPVATWNIYRFIMVPSGNMGVFDPTEIHNRGQLKSHMKEAMIKLGFHLLCFFMYLYSMILALIND comes from the exons atGGAGGCGGTGGTGTTCGTCTTCTCTCTCCTCGACTGTTGCGCCCTTATCTTCCTCTCGGTGTACTTC ATAATTACATTGTCTGATTTAGAATGTGATTACATTAACGCTAGATCATGTTGCTCGAAATTAAACAAG TGGGTAATTCCAGAGTTGATTGGCCACACCATCGTCACAGTATTAATGCTCGTTTCACTGCACTGGTTCATCTTCCTTCTCAACTTGCCTGTTGCCACTTGGAATATATATCG ATTCATTATGGTGCCGAGTGGGAACATGGGAGTGTTTGATCCGACGGAGATACACAACCGGGGGCAGCTGAAGTCACACATGAAGGAAGCCATGATCAAGCTCGGCTTCCACCTGCTCTGTTTCTTCATGTATCTTTATAG TATGATTTTAGCTTTGATAAACGACTGA
- the CNIH4 gene encoding protein cornichon homolog 4 isoform X2 codes for MEAVVFVFSLLDCCALIFLSVYFIITLSDLECDYINARSCCSKLNKWVIPELIGHTIVTVLMLVSLHWFIFLLNLPVATWNIYRMILALIND; via the exons atGGAGGCGGTGGTGTTCGTCTTCTCTCTCCTCGACTGTTGCGCCCTTATCTTCCTCTCGGTGTACTTC ATAATTACATTGTCTGATTTAGAATGTGATTACATTAACGCTAGATCATGTTGCTCGAAATTAAACAAG TGGGTAATTCCAGAGTTGATTGGCCACACCATCGTCACAGTATTAATGCTCGTTTCACTGCACTGGTTCATCTTCCTTCTCAACTTGCCTGTTGCCACTTGGAATATATATCG TATGATTTTAGCTTTGATAAACGACTGA
- the CNIH4 gene encoding protein cornichon homolog 4 isoform X4, whose translation MEAVVFVFSLLDCCALIFLSVYFIITLSDLECDYINARSCCSKLNKWVIPELIGHTIVTVLMLVSLHWFIFLLNLPVATWNIYRNTQPGAAEVTHEGSHDQARLPPALFLHVSL comes from the exons atGGAGGCGGTGGTGTTCGTCTTCTCTCTCCTCGACTGTTGCGCCCTTATCTTCCTCTCGGTGTACTTC ATAATTACATTGTCTGATTTAGAATGTGATTACATTAACGCTAGATCATGTTGCTCGAAATTAAACAAG TGGGTAATTCCAGAGTTGATTGGCCACACCATCGTCACAGTATTAATGCTCGTTTCACTGCACTGGTTCATCTTCCTTCTCAACTTGCCTGTTGCCACTTGGAATATATATCG TA ATACACAACCGGGGGCAGCTGAAGTCACACATGAAGGAAGCCATGATCAAGCTCGGCTTCCACCTGCTCTGTTTCTTCATGTATCTTTATAG